A stretch of Gemmatimonadota bacterium DNA encodes these proteins:
- a CDS encoding lamin tail domain-containing protein produces MIRKHHLATAFLCLGFAGNAAGAGIVISEVLADPHSESTGEFVELYNAGNEPVDLEGWLLGDSRDVNDTITDFTGPHDAGLAGTVLEPGAFALVVDPDYEGEYNDRIMAEGDPTRLLILTIKGDRTLGNGLGNSGDLVFLKRDDVTIDQFAWTESAGGNGISWERPRYDLPVEESNLLPSTHPDGSTPGFRSSTASDPPPTPVPEEPQQPGEPEEPEEPQEPQEPEEPQEPTRPEEPTLPEEPAQPKEPTQPEELEEPAEPTEPEEPEAPVTPAMPEEPAQPEEPEEPMSPHDSGSSLENVVINEIMFNPGPNGTEWIELHNRGSDTVNLAGGALRLDHVERARLISPGDLTIEGQGYLVIAHDAVLFRETHPGFGGTVVEATGGWERLRNSGARIWLLDAMGTPVHDAEYDEASNPVPGRSVELVNPDFDPPVWGPSADANGSTPGRRNALYVSRIPDGISVHISNNPFSPDGDNYEDVCLVTVDLPASHGILHAMVFDIQGRFLKTLIDQATVASRHVFTWNGTDQYGRGLPAGPYILYLEQMLPTLDRLTASRHLVVIAASP; encoded by the coding sequence ATGATTCGAAAGCACCATCTAGCCACTGCCTTTCTATGCCTCGGTTTCGCGGGGAATGCCGCGGGTGCGGGCATCGTCATTTCCGAGGTATTGGCCGATCCCCATTCGGAATCCACAGGAGAGTTCGTCGAACTATACAACGCGGGAAACGAACCGGTGGATCTCGAAGGTTGGTTACTCGGCGATTCGAGGGATGTGAACGACACGATTACAGACTTCACCGGTCCTCATGACGCCGGCCTCGCGGGAACGGTGCTGGAGCCGGGTGCTTTCGCGCTGGTCGTCGATCCGGACTACGAAGGCGAATATAACGATCGGATCATGGCTGAGGGTGATCCCACGCGTCTTTTGATCCTGACGATCAAGGGAGACCGGACACTGGGCAATGGACTCGGGAACAGTGGAGACCTGGTCTTCCTGAAAAGAGACGATGTTACGATCGACCAGTTCGCATGGACCGAATCGGCGGGCGGCAACGGTATCTCGTGGGAGCGGCCGCGATACGACCTTCCCGTGGAGGAGTCCAATCTATTGCCGTCTACCCACCCCGACGGATCCACTCCGGGGTTCCGAAGCAGCACGGCGAGCGACCCTCCTCCCACACCCGTGCCGGAGGAGCCCCAGCAGCCCGGGGAGCCCGAGGAACCGGAGGAACCCCAGGAGCCCCAGGAACCGGAGGAGCCCCAGGAGCCCACGCGGCCCGAGGAACCTACACTACCGGAGGAACCCGCGCAGCCCAAGGAACCTACACAACCGGAGGAACTCGAAGAACCGGCGGAACCCACTGAGCCGGAAGAGCCCGAAGCGCCAGTGACGCCGGCGATGCCAGAGGAACCCGCACAGCCGGAGGAACCAGAGGAACCCATGTCGCCTCACGACTCCGGAAGCTCGCTGGAAAACGTTGTGATCAATGAAATCATGTTCAACCCCGGCCCCAACGGGACCGAATGGATTGAGTTGCACAACAGGGGGAGCGACACAGTCAACCTTGCTGGCGGTGCGCTGCGGCTGGATCACGTGGAGCGTGCGCGCCTCATCTCCCCGGGCGATCTCACCATCGAAGGCCAGGGATACCTCGTCATCGCCCATGATGCCGTCCTGTTCCGGGAAACGCATCCCGGTTTCGGCGGAACCGTGGTGGAAGCGACGGGCGGCTGGGAAAGGCTTCGGAACAGCGGTGCAAGGATCTGGCTGCTGGACGCAATGGGCACACCCGTCCACGATGCAGAATACGACGAGGCTTCGAACCCCGTTCCGGGTCGATCCGTGGAACTGGTCAATCCGGACTTCGATCCACCGGTCTGGGGACCCTCCGCCGATGCGAACGGCAGTACGCCGGGCCGGCGGAACGCACTCTATGTATCCCGCATACCGGACGGCATCTCGGTACATATAAGCAACAACCCATTCTCCCCCGATGGCGATAACTACGAAGACGTCTGCCTGGTGACGGTCGACCTGCCCGCGTCCCACGGTATACTTCACGCCATGGTTTTCGATATCCAGGGTCGGTTTCTCAAAACGCTCATCGATCAGGCGACGGTAGCAAGCCGGCATGTCTTTACCTGGAACGGAACGGATCAGTACGGACGAGGGTTGCCCGCCGGTCCATATATTCTATACTTGGAACAGATGCTCCCCACACTCGACAGGTTGACTGCTTCCAGGCACCTGGTCGTAATCGCCGCTTCGCCATGA
- a CDS encoding ribose-phosphate pyrophosphokinase, protein MNSIVVFSGSSHPALSEEVCHYLNVPLRASTLTRFSNDCLQVQLNANCREGDVYIIQPLGPPVQENLVELLLMLDAARGASAARTTAVLPYYSYSRSDKKDAPRISIAGRLVADLLGTAGANRILTLQMHQPQVHGFFSIPVDHLNAIKVLAQHFQQRDLSNTVVVSPDLGNAKYAAHFARQLMLPVAAGNKRRISDDKVVIDMIVGDVSGKNAIIMDDEIATGGSIFELIQRLEERKVQRVSVVCTHGVFSGGAIERFRECSRIEEIVTTNTVPIGEDKRLPHMVILSVASLLAETIRRIHNGESVSSLFADTM, encoded by the coding sequence ATGAACAGTATCGTGGTTTTCAGCGGCTCTTCCCATCCCGCGCTGTCGGAAGAGGTATGCCACTATCTGAACGTACCGCTGAGAGCCAGTACCCTGACGCGATTCAGCAACGACTGCCTCCAGGTCCAGTTGAATGCGAACTGCCGGGAAGGCGACGTCTACATCATCCAACCGCTGGGTCCTCCGGTGCAGGAGAACCTGGTTGAACTGCTGTTGATGCTGGATGCCGCCCGCGGGGCGTCGGCGGCACGCACCACCGCCGTGCTGCCCTATTACTCCTACTCGAGATCCGATAAGAAGGATGCTCCCCGCATATCGATCGCCGGTCGCCTGGTCGCCGATCTGCTGGGAACGGCCGGCGCCAATCGCATACTCACCCTGCAAATGCACCAACCGCAGGTTCACGGTTTTTTCAGTATACCGGTGGATCATCTGAATGCGATCAAGGTACTGGCGCAGCACTTCCAGCAGCGGGATCTGAGCAATACGGTGGTGGTTTCTCCGGACCTGGGCAACGCAAAGTACGCGGCCCATTTCGCACGGCAGTTGATGCTGCCGGTGGCGGCGGGCAACAAGCGCCGCATCTCGGACGATAAAGTCGTAATCGACATGATCGTGGGGGACGTTTCCGGCAAGAACGCGATTATCATGGACGATGAGATCGCAACCGGCGGCAGCATTTTCGAATTGATCCAACGGCTGGAAGAACGCAAGGTACAGCGGGTCTCTGTCGTATGTACGCACGGCGTATTCAGCGGCGGGGCCATAGAACGGTTCAGAGAATGTTCCCGGATCGAAGAAATCGTCACGACGAACACCGTACCCATCGGTGAAGACAAGCGGCTTCCCCACATGGTCATCCTTTCCGTCGCTTCGCTCCTGGCGGAGACGATTCGAAGGATCCACAACGGAGAATCGGTGAGCAGCCTGTTTGCCGATACGATGTAA
- a CDS encoding TRAP transporter substrate-binding protein: MDKLKRREFLKTASTAGLAGGAALMAGCGSGQESSGPAIRTDRTYEWKMVTTWTPNLPILQESARLLSQWVEEMSEGRMKITVYAGGELIPALEGFEAVSQGVAEMGHGAAYYWAGKAPATQFFSSVPFGMNAQQVTAWLYSGGGLELWEEIYAPFNLIPMPAGNTGFQMGGWFRKEINTADDLQGLKMRIPGLGGDVIKRAGGSAILSPVGEIYTNLERGVIDATEWIGPYHDYLMGFYRAAQYYYYPGWHEPGTVTELMVNKSAFEELPAYLQTVIRTAAARSTHWVLSEFDARNNEYLQKLVNEEGVQLRRFPDSVLTTLKGYSEEVIAQLIETDEDSRRVYESFTSFRNTVSGWTDLGEKIYYSGAMG; encoded by the coding sequence ATGGACAAGTTAAAGCGACGCGAGTTTCTAAAGACGGCATCCACGGCCGGACTGGCCGGTGGGGCCGCACTGATGGCGGGTTGCGGGTCCGGGCAGGAGAGCAGCGGCCCCGCCATCCGTACGGACAGGACCTATGAGTGGAAAATGGTCACCACCTGGACACCGAATCTGCCCATACTTCAGGAGAGTGCGCGACTCCTTTCCCAATGGGTGGAGGAAATGTCCGAGGGGAGGATGAAGATCACGGTGTATGCGGGCGGCGAGTTGATCCCTGCCCTCGAGGGATTCGAAGCAGTCAGCCAGGGTGTGGCGGAAATGGGACACGGCGCTGCGTACTACTGGGCGGGGAAGGCGCCCGCCACGCAGTTCTTCTCTTCGGTGCCCTTCGGGATGAACGCGCAACAGGTCACCGCCTGGCTCTACAGCGGCGGCGGGCTGGAACTATGGGAGGAAATCTACGCGCCTTTCAATCTGATCCCCATGCCCGCGGGCAATACCGGCTTCCAGATGGGAGGCTGGTTCAGGAAGGAAATCAACACCGCCGACGACCTCCAGGGACTGAAGATGCGGATACCGGGCCTGGGGGGCGACGTGATCAAGCGGGCGGGCGGTTCGGCCATACTGTCGCCCGTCGGAGAGATCTACACCAACCTCGAACGCGGCGTCATCGACGCGACCGAGTGGATCGGTCCGTACCACGATTATCTCATGGGCTTCTACCGGGCGGCCCAGTACTACTACTATCCGGGTTGGCATGAGCCGGGCACCGTGACCGAACTGATGGTCAACAAGAGCGCTTTCGAGGAACTGCCGGCCTATCTGCAGACGGTGATCCGGACCGCGGCAGCCCGTTCGACCCACTGGGTGCTGTCCGAATTCGACGCCCGGAACAACGAGTACCTTCAGAAGCTGGTCAATGAAGAAGGGGTGCAGCTCAGGCGCTTTCCGGATTCAGTGCTCACTACCCTCAAGGGATACTCGGAAGAAGTCATCGCCCAGTTGATCGAAACGGACGAAGACAGCAGACGGGTGTATGAGTCCTTCACATCATTCCGGAACACGGTTTCCGGATGGACGGACCTGGGAGAGAAGATCTACTACTCGGGCGCCATGGGGTAG
- a CDS encoding phytanoyl-CoA dioxygenase family protein: MGFTKAETAQFDHRGYLVKTGVLSEAALRPLILALSDIVDTGARRLHGEGRLASPYAGEGFETRLARIYKESEEAGEAVLGMIMGRGGGQFNGEAMLELLRNPDLVDCVSDLIGPDIVGASAYRIRPKLPGHARTEVPWHQDSGYFLPHCDRHLIVTCWIPLVDTTVENGCLYVIPGVHKDGVFRHYTGGHGGYLEIPGDELPENQPIPLEMKRGDVLFMTNLTPHASFVNRSGIVRWSIDLRYQSMDAPNNSAEDPETYTPERDPVTMACYPSEADFVIRDSNHPEREVTTPEAFRELRDRYHEAKPYNPGRGWTRLKDRKEA, from the coding sequence ATGGGTTTTACTAAGGCGGAAACCGCGCAATTCGATCATCGGGGATACCTGGTCAAAACCGGGGTGCTCTCCGAAGCCGCGCTGCGGCCGTTGATACTCGCCCTGAGCGACATCGTGGACACAGGCGCGCGCCGTTTGCACGGCGAAGGGAGACTGGCCAGTCCCTACGCGGGAGAAGGTTTCGAGACCCGTCTGGCGCGTATCTACAAGGAGTCCGAAGAAGCCGGCGAGGCCGTCCTGGGGATGATCATGGGCCGGGGCGGTGGTCAGTTCAACGGCGAGGCCATGCTGGAGTTGTTGCGGAATCCGGACCTGGTAGACTGTGTTTCAGACCTGATCGGACCGGACATTGTGGGCGCCTCCGCCTATCGTATCCGCCCGAAGCTTCCGGGACATGCGCGGACGGAAGTGCCCTGGCACCAGGACTCCGGGTATTTTCTTCCCCACTGCGACCGCCACCTGATCGTGACCTGCTGGATCCCACTGGTCGACACGACGGTGGAAAACGGCTGCCTGTACGTGATTCCCGGGGTCCACAAGGATGGCGTGTTCCGGCATTACACCGGCGGGCACGGCGGCTATCTGGAGATCCCCGGGGACGAATTGCCGGAGAATCAACCCATTCCCCTGGAGATGAAACGGGGCGACGTCCTTTTCATGACCAATCTGACCCCCCACGCCTCCTTCGTGAACCGTTCCGGGATCGTGCGCTGGAGTATCGACCTGAGGTACCAGTCCATGGACGCGCCGAACAACTCGGCGGAGGACCCGGAGACCTACACGCCGGAACGGGACCCGGTCACCATGGCCTGCTATCCGAGCGAAGCCGACTTCGTGATCCGGGATTCGAATCATCCTGAGCGGGAGGTCACGACGCCGGAAGCCTTCAGGGAACTTCGTGATCGATACCACGAGGCGAAGCCCTACAATCCCGGCAGGGGCTGGACCCGTCTCAAGGATCGGAAAGAGGCATGA
- the ptsP gene encoding phosphoenolpyruvate--protein phosphotransferase — MSEERRVLKGIPASPGIAIGRAFVYNRRFAAVHQRPIPADGVEAEIQRFRSAVDEALDDLTRLQRRIAVDFDQDVGKIFRAHQAVLEDPEVVDVTIVRIRRELTNAEYIFDDVMRGWIANYSSIENPFFRERTADFEDVHYRVLAKLTGSAQTGIEAVDGEIVLVAHSLSPSDTAEIDRESVCGFITDAGGQTSHTAIVARGLAVPAVVGTHIATQAISDGMMIIIDGNSGMVHLDPDADTIGRYRETKSQLSVLEHELQELHDLPAETRDGRRIELSANIELPAELEDVLNHGADGIGLYRTEFLYLVGNELPSEEEQARTYQRIARRMAPNHVIIRTVDLGADKMPKQMPDEANPALGQRGIRLCLDRPEMFKVQLRAILRAGVEGNVSIMFPMISGVQELRRAKALFEEARNELLEDGVPVDPSMSIGIMVEIPSAALTAHDLAKEVDFFSIGTNDLIQYTVAADRGNPSIASLYNPCHPAVLRLVASVIDAAHDNDIWVGVCGAMAAHPLAACILLGLGVDELSMSPIDIPEIKSLIRSADYQELKTITREALDLSTSEEIMRFMKPHQPKTELDVSDMLRI; from the coding sequence ATGAGCGAGGAGCGCCGCGTTCTGAAAGGCATACCGGCATCGCCGGGCATCGCCATTGGACGCGCCTTTGTCTATAACCGACGCTTCGCCGCCGTTCACCAGCGTCCGATCCCCGCCGACGGTGTAGAGGCGGAAATCCAACGGTTCCGGTCCGCCGTCGACGAGGCGTTGGACGACCTGACCCGGTTGCAGCGCCGCATCGCGGTGGATTTCGACCAGGACGTCGGGAAGATCTTCCGCGCGCACCAGGCCGTACTCGAAGATCCGGAAGTGGTGGATGTTACCATCGTGCGCATCCGGCGTGAGCTGACCAACGCGGAGTATATCTTCGACGATGTAATGCGAGGATGGATCGCCAATTACTCCTCGATAGAGAATCCATTCTTCCGGGAACGGACCGCCGATTTCGAAGACGTGCATTACCGGGTGCTGGCGAAGCTCACCGGCAGCGCGCAAACCGGGATCGAGGCCGTAGACGGGGAAATCGTGCTCGTGGCGCACAGTCTGTCCCCTTCGGATACCGCGGAAATAGACCGGGAATCGGTCTGCGGCTTCATCACCGATGCCGGTGGCCAGACGTCGCACACGGCGATCGTCGCCCGCGGTCTGGCCGTGCCGGCGGTGGTGGGGACCCACATCGCCACCCAGGCCATATCGGACGGCATGATGATCATCATCGACGGCAACAGCGGGATGGTCCATCTCGATCCGGATGCCGACACGATCGGGCGGTACAGGGAAACGAAGTCCCAGTTGTCGGTGCTGGAACATGAGTTGCAGGAACTCCACGACCTGCCCGCGGAGACGCGGGACGGAAGGCGCATCGAGCTGTCGGCCAATATCGAACTGCCGGCTGAACTGGAAGACGTCCTGAACCACGGTGCCGACGGCATCGGCCTTTACCGTACCGAATTCCTCTACCTGGTAGGCAACGAATTGCCTTCCGAAGAGGAACAGGCCCGGACGTATCAGCGCATCGCGAGGCGCATGGCGCCGAATCACGTGATCATACGTACGGTGGACCTCGGGGCGGACAAAATGCCGAAGCAGATGCCGGACGAAGCCAATCCCGCCCTGGGCCAGCGGGGCATCCGGCTCTGTCTTGACCGGCCGGAAATGTTCAAGGTACAGTTGCGCGCCATTCTGAGGGCCGGTGTTGAGGGCAATGTGAGTATCATGTTCCCCATGATATCGGGAGTGCAGGAACTCCGGAGAGCGAAGGCGCTTTTTGAAGAGGCGCGGAATGAACTGCTGGAGGACGGAGTGCCTGTCGACCCGTCGATGTCGATCGGCATCATGGTCGAAATCCCTTCGGCCGCACTGACGGCTCACGACCTGGCAAAGGAAGTGGACTTCTTCAGCATCGGCACGAACGACCTGATCCAGTATACCGTTGCGGCCGACCGGGGCAATCCGAGCATCGCCTCCCTGTACAATCCGTGCCACCCGGCCGTGCTCCGCCTGGTCGCGTCGGTGATCGACGCCGCGCACGACAACGATATCTGGGTGGGCGTGTGCGGCGCCATGGCCGCCCATCCCCTGGCGGCCTGCATACTGCTCGGTCTCGGCGTAGACGAGCTCAGCATGAGCCCTATCGACATCCCCGAGATCAAGAGCCTGATCCGATCGGCGGACTACCAGGAGCTAAAGACCATTACCCGGGAGGCGCTGGACCTGTCCACGTCGGAAGAGATCATGCGTTTCATGAAACCCCACCAGCCGAAGACCGAGCTGGACGTATCGGACATGCTGCGCATCTGA
- a CDS encoding HPr family phosphocarrier protein, producing MVRKTVSVKNRKGLHMRPAEQLVRTASRFKSEVTLVKDDMPVNGKSILGVMMLAAEHGSAITVEIEGPDETDALKAITDMFDKDQEP from the coding sequence TTGGTAAGGAAAACCGTTTCCGTAAAGAACAGGAAGGGGTTGCACATGCGACCCGCCGAGCAACTGGTTCGCACGGCGTCCAGGTTCAAGTCGGAAGTGACGCTGGTCAAGGACGACATGCCGGTGAATGGCAAAAGCATCCTGGGAGTCATGATGCTGGCTGCCGAGCACGGAAGTGCAATAACGGTGGAGATCGAAGGACCGGACGAAACGGATGCCCTAAAGGCCATCACCGACATGTTCGACAAGGATCAGGAGCCATAG
- the hprK gene encoding HPr(Ser) kinase/phosphatase — protein MATITPLKPRVLLIKNLVEQVDLKLSPLTGETGLSRKIANAETNRPGLALAGFVERFSSNRIQILGETELTYLKSLPADQRRASLDRLFNLGFPCMVITKGMDPPRELTETAERFDTAVLGTSLTTDAFAQSLIEYLEPYFAPMTTVHGALVDVYGVGLLFTGRSGIGKSETALDLVERGHRLVADDVVTAYRMRRGVIMGTSNTITQHYMEIRGVGIIDVTSMFGIRSIRVRKRIEVVVNLEDWNSDGEYERTALDEKTTTLLDAELPYVRIPINPGKNLTVISEVVALRHLLKVVGINPASILNQRVLEVMKEGEKVRYRREDYE, from the coding sequence ATGGCCACGATAACGCCCCTGAAACCGCGCGTCCTGCTGATCAAGAACCTGGTAGAGCAGGTCGACCTGAAACTGTCCCCGCTGACGGGTGAAACGGGACTGTCCAGGAAGATAGCGAACGCGGAGACGAACCGGCCCGGACTCGCACTGGCGGGTTTTGTCGAGCGATTTTCCAGCAACCGGATTCAGATCCTGGGAGAGACCGAATTAACCTACCTGAAGAGTCTGCCCGCGGACCAGCGGCGTGCGTCACTGGACCGGCTGTTCAACCTGGGCTTTCCCTGCATGGTGATTACGAAGGGCATGGATCCACCGCGGGAACTGACCGAAACCGCCGAACGATTCGATACCGCTGTCCTGGGCACTTCACTTACGACGGATGCCTTCGCGCAGTCCCTGATCGAATACCTGGAACCTTACTTCGCGCCGATGACGACCGTGCACGGCGCCCTGGTCGACGTGTACGGCGTGGGTCTCCTGTTCACGGGACGCAGTGGAATCGGCAAAAGCGAAACGGCCCTGGACCTGGTGGAACGGGGCCACCGGCTGGTGGCGGACGACGTGGTTACGGCTTACCGGATGCGGCGCGGTGTCATCATGGGGACGAGCAACACGATCACGCAGCATTACATGGAAATTCGCGGCGTGGGCATTATCGACGTCACCAGCATGTTCGGCATACGCAGCATCCGCGTGCGCAAGCGGATCGAAGTCGTCGTAAACCTGGAGGACTGGAACAGCGACGGAGAATACGAACGGACGGCGCTCGATGAGAAGACCACGACGTTGCTCGACGCGGAACTGCCCTATGTTCGGATTCCCATCAACCCGGGCAAGAACCTGACGGTCATTTCCGAGGTCGTCGCGCTAAGGCATCTCCTGAAAGTCGTCGGGATCAACCCGGCGTCGATATTGAATCAGCGGGTGCTGGAGGTCATGAAGGAAGGCGAGAAGGTCCGGTATCGCAGGGAAGACTACGAGTAG
- the raiA gene encoding ribosome-associated translation inhibitor RaiA, which produces MQKSMTARHCELAEAYKEHADREIDRLNRYSDNILSADLIVSQEKYRFMVELNVHVEGHVLTSKEENAEAYTALDQAVNKMESQLKKHNGKLHDHRTRRH; this is translated from the coding sequence GTGCAGAAATCCATGACGGCCCGACACTGCGAACTGGCGGAAGCATACAAGGAGCATGCGGACAGAGAGATCGACCGTTTGAACAGATACAGCGACAACATCCTGAGTGCGGACCTTATCGTCTCACAGGAAAAATACCGGTTCATGGTTGAACTGAACGTGCACGTCGAAGGGCACGTCCTTACCAGCAAAGAGGAAAACGCCGAAGCCTACACGGCTCTGGATCAGGCGGTTAACAAGATGGAAAGCCAGTTGAAAAAGCACAATGGCAAGTTGCACGATCACAGAACCCGGCGTCACTGA
- the rpoN gene encoding RNA polymerase factor sigma-54: MEFQLQPQTRQQFSPQLMYSLKLLQFTTLELEQEIKEKIEENPLLELEEETGEAASDPTEDPPSENPASVRDSIDWDAYIQYGMHNQMDAREETEKREDQHILEREGKSDTTLTEYLVEQLRLLDLSIRDREIGEYLIGNLNDSGLLDVPLLDLALESSVPFDEAERVLKVVQTLEPTGVGARDLRESLMLQLEALNLSDSLAYRLISEHWRDVKLRRIASIRKKIRASEQEIGDALNMIAGLNPHPGLAVSDSSVIAIHPDLIVEKVDGEYLVYLNDRNLPMVRVSHAYQAILNRNAQSSEEDRRYVRRKLTEANHFVNSIEQRRSTLLKVTNCIVRTQREFLDTGLSGLKPMILQEVADEVGLHVTTVSRATQGKYVQTPRGIFALRFFFDGRLKKKTDEEAGEAAAGQLATKTVKDRIARIIEEEDARAPLSDQAIEEILRTEEGVQIKRRTVAKYRENLGIPIARMRRKI; the protein is encoded by the coding sequence ATGGAATTTCAACTTCAGCCCCAGACCAGGCAGCAGTTTTCTCCCCAGTTGATGTATTCGCTCAAGCTGCTGCAGTTCACTACACTGGAACTCGAGCAGGAGATCAAGGAGAAAATCGAGGAGAATCCGCTGCTGGAACTCGAGGAAGAGACGGGTGAGGCGGCGTCGGACCCCACGGAAGACCCACCGTCGGAGAACCCCGCGTCCGTTCGGGACAGCATCGATTGGGATGCTTATATACAGTACGGCATGCACAACCAGATGGATGCCCGTGAGGAGACCGAAAAGAGGGAAGATCAGCACATCCTGGAACGCGAGGGAAAGTCGGATACGACGCTCACCGAGTACCTGGTCGAGCAGCTGCGGCTTCTCGATCTGTCCATCCGGGACCGTGAAATCGGCGAATACCTGATCGGAAACCTGAACGACAGCGGTCTCCTCGACGTGCCGCTGCTGGACCTGGCACTGGAATCGAGCGTGCCGTTCGACGAGGCGGAACGGGTGCTGAAGGTCGTACAGACCCTCGAGCCTACCGGCGTCGGCGCACGGGACCTGCGAGAGAGTCTCATGCTTCAACTGGAAGCGTTGAACTTGAGCGATTCGCTTGCATACCGGTTGATATCGGAACACTGGCGCGACGTCAAGTTGCGGCGCATCGCTTCGATTCGAAAGAAGATCAGGGCGTCCGAGCAGGAGATCGGAGATGCTTTGAATATGATCGCCGGCCTCAATCCCCATCCGGGGCTGGCCGTCAGCGATTCATCCGTTATCGCCATACATCCTGATCTGATCGTCGAGAAAGTGGACGGCGAATACCTCGTCTACCTCAACGATCGCAACCTGCCCATGGTGCGCGTCAGCCATGCCTACCAGGCCATCCTGAACCGGAATGCGCAGTCCTCGGAAGAAGACCGGCGTTACGTGAGGCGCAAGCTGACTGAAGCGAACCACTTCGTCAACTCCATCGAACAGCGGCGGTCCACTCTGTTGAAGGTGACGAACTGCATCGTCAGGACCCAACGCGAGTTCCTGGACACGGGCCTGTCCGGTCTCAAGCCGATGATTCTGCAGGAAGTGGCCGACGAGGTGGGCCTGCATGTAACGACCGTCAGCCGGGCCACACAGGGCAAATACGTACAGACGCCCCGGGGCATTTTCGCGTTGAGGTTCTTCTTCGACGGGCGGTTGAAGAAAAAGACGGACGAGGAGGCCGGTGAAGCCGCGGCGGGCCAATTGGCGACCAAGACGGTCAAAGACCGCATCGCGCGGATCATCGAGGAAGAAGACGCGCGCGCGCCGCTGAGCGACCAGGCGATAGAGGAGATTCTCCGCACGGAGGAAGGTGTGCAGATCAAGCGGCGGACGGTGGCGAAGTACCGCGAGAACCTGGGAATACCCATTGCGCGAATGCGCAGAAAGATCTGA
- the lptB gene encoding LPS export ABC transporter ATP-binding protein, whose translation MQCLRAENLVKSYQNHRVVDDVSLRVDQGEVVGLLGPNGAGKTTSFYMIVGMIKPGAGRVLIDDRETGVSRNITRWPMYRRARVGIGYLAQEPSIFRRMTVEQNLMSILQTLPMSRKDRRRRMEDLLEDFGIAHLAKHKAYTLSGGERRRTEISRALVSEPKFILLDEPFAGIDPIAVEDIQRLIGRLKERKLGILVTDHMVRETLQITDRSYIMADGRIYISGTAKDLAEDPEARRIYLGERFRLE comes from the coding sequence GTGCAGTGCCTGCGAGCTGAGAACCTGGTGAAATCCTACCAGAATCACCGGGTCGTCGACGATGTAAGCCTGCGTGTAGACCAGGGCGAGGTGGTCGGACTGCTCGGGCCCAATGGGGCTGGGAAGACCACCTCGTTCTATATGATCGTCGGCATGATCAAACCCGGGGCCGGACGGGTGCTCATCGATGACCGGGAAACCGGGGTGAGCCGAAACATTACGCGGTGGCCGATGTACCGCAGGGCCCGGGTGGGGATTGGATATCTAGCCCAGGAGCCGTCGATCTTCCGCAGGATGACGGTGGAACAGAACCTGATGTCCATTCTCCAGACCTTGCCCATGTCCCGCAAAGACAGGCGTCGGCGGATGGAGGATCTGCTGGAGGATTTCGGTATCGCCCATCTGGCCAAGCACAAAGCCTATACCCTCTCGGGCGGCGAGCGGCGAAGAACGGAGATCAGCCGCGCCCTGGTGTCCGAACCGAAGTTCATCCTGCTCGATGAGCCCTTCGCCGGTATCGATCCTATTGCCGTGGAGGACATTCAGAGACTCATCGGACGCCTCAAGGAACGAAAACTGGGCATCCTGGTCACGGATCACATGGTACGGGAAACGTTGCAGATCACGGACCGGTCCTATATCATGGCCGACGGCCGGATCTATATATCGGGTACGGCCAAAGACCTGGCCGAAGACCCCGAAGCGCGCCGAATCTACCTCGGCGAACGGTTCCGCCTGGAGTAA